A stretch of the Mycobacterium sp. ITM-2016-00317 genome encodes the following:
- a CDS encoding LysM peptidoglycan-binding domain-containing protein, with amino-acid sequence MTILDDRATWNEFERAPRLRVDGGRTRPVTPVRRPPSRRPGGAPASYRGTGVLMSRASHRRRPITPATTVLLALVAAVITLWLGLVGQFGGLVGGAPEVPGRLAVVQVQSGESLQHVARRVAPDAPVAEVVHRIRELNKLETAALATGQTLIAPVA; translated from the coding sequence ATGACCATTCTCGACGATCGTGCGACATGGAACGAGTTCGAACGCGCACCCCGCCTGCGTGTGGACGGCGGACGGACCCGCCCCGTGACCCCGGTCCGGCGGCCCCCGTCCCGCCGCCCCGGCGGGGCGCCGGCGAGTTACCGGGGGACCGGGGTGCTGATGTCGAGGGCGTCGCACCGCCGCCGTCCGATCACGCCGGCGACCACCGTGTTGCTGGCACTGGTCGCCGCCGTGATCACGCTGTGGCTCGGTCTGGTCGGCCAGTTCGGCGGTCTCGTCGGTGGCGCGCCGGAGGTTCCCGGTCGCCTCGCCGTGGTGCAGGTGCAGAGCGGGGAGTCCCTGCAGCACGTCGCGCGCAGGGTGGCCCCGGACGCTCCGGTCGCCGAGGTCGTGCACCGCATCCGGGAGCTCAACAAGCTGGAAACCGCGGCGCTGGCCACCGGCCAGACGCTGATCGCACCGGTCGCCTGA
- the nrdR gene encoding transcriptional regulator NrdR, producing MHCPFCRHPDSRVVDSRETDEGQAIRRRRSCPECGRRFTTVETAVLAVVKRSGVTEPFSREKVIRGVRRSCQGRQVDDDALNHLAQQVEDAVRATGSPEVASHEVGLAILGPLRELDEVAYLRFASVYRSFTSAEDFEREIQELRAHRGVTAKS from the coding sequence ATGCACTGTCCGTTCTGCCGGCATCCCGATTCCCGGGTGGTCGATTCCCGGGAGACCGATGAGGGTCAGGCCATTCGCCGGCGCCGGTCCTGCCCCGAATGCGGGCGCCGGTTCACCACCGTGGAGACCGCGGTGCTTGCGGTCGTCAAACGCAGCGGGGTGACCGAACCGTTCAGCCGGGAGAAGGTCATCCGCGGCGTGCGACGGTCGTGCCAGGGCCGTCAGGTCGACGACGATGCGCTCAACCACCTGGCTCAGCAGGTCGAGGACGCGGTCCGGGCCACCGGATCGCCCGAGGTGGCGAGCCACGAGGTCGGACTGGCGATCCTGGGCCCACTGCGTGAACTCGACGAGGTCGCCTACCTGAGATTCGCCTCGGTGTATCGCTCCTTCACCTCGGCCGAGGACTTCGAGCGCGAGATCCAGGAGTTGCGCGCTCATCGCGGGGTCACCGCCAAGAGCTGA
- a CDS encoding PhzF family phenazine biosynthesis isomerase, with product MAIDVTVLRVFTDHDGNFGNPLGVVDAATVSASERQRIATELGYSETVFVHLPREGTHSAQVHIYTPTAEMRFAGHPTVGASWWLKDRGMPVKTLQVPAGIVQVTYADELTSVSARAQWAPVFSIAQVGSVDELFAADPDDYADGSEHYLWTWLDESAGTIRSRMFAPHLGIREDEATGAAAVRITEHLSRDLTIVQGQGSVIETTWSPEGWVQVAGRVVDDGNRQLD from the coding sequence ATGGCCATCGATGTGACCGTGTTGCGCGTATTCACCGACCACGACGGAAACTTCGGCAACCCGCTCGGCGTCGTCGACGCCGCGACGGTGAGTGCCTCCGAACGCCAGCGCATCGCCACCGAATTGGGTTACAGCGAAACGGTTTTCGTCCACCTACCGCGCGAGGGCACGCACAGCGCCCAAGTCCACATCTACACCCCCACCGCCGAGATGCGGTTCGCCGGACACCCCACGGTGGGGGCGTCGTGGTGGCTGAAGGACCGCGGAATGCCGGTCAAGACGCTTCAGGTGCCCGCGGGCATCGTGCAAGTCACCTATGCCGACGAGCTGACCTCGGTCAGCGCTCGCGCGCAGTGGGCCCCCGTGTTCTCCATCGCCCAGGTCGGTTCGGTCGACGAGCTCTTCGCCGCCGACCCCGATGACTACGCCGACGGTTCCGAGCATTACCTGTGGACCTGGCTGGACGAGTCGGCAGGCACCATTCGGTCCCGGATGTTCGCACCGCACCTGGGGATCCGCGAGGACGAGGCGACCGGGGCGGCCGCAGTCCGGATCACCGAGCATCTCAGCCGGGATCTGACCATCGTGCAGGGGCAGGGCTCAGTCATCGAGACGACGTGGAGCCCCGAGGGCTGGGTGCAGGTGGCCGGACGGGTGGTCGACGACGGAAACCGCCAACTCGACTGA
- a CDS encoding alpha/beta hydrolase: protein MTERKPHLHPVRETTPTLEYCTIHGYRRAYRVAGSGPAILLIHGIGDNSTTWDTVQAQLAQRFTVIAPDLLGHGKSDKPRADYSVAAYANGMRDLLSVLGIDRATVIGHSLGGGVAMQFAYQFPQLVDRLILVGAGGVTKDVNIALRIAAMPLGTEALSLLRLPMVLPALQALGRLGGTVFGSTGVGHDIPHMLRILADLPEPTASSAFARTLRAVVDWRGQVVTMLDRCYLTQSVPVQLIWGDLDAVIPVGHAEMAHAAMPGSRLEIFRGSGHFPFHDDPDRFVEVVERFIDSTEPAVYDQDYLRELLRTGLNERALSGTVDTRVAVLDAMGADERSAT from the coding sequence ATGACCGAACGCAAACCGCATCTGCACCCCGTGCGCGAGACCACCCCGACGCTGGAGTACTGCACCATCCACGGCTACCGGCGGGCCTACCGGGTGGCCGGCTCCGGTCCGGCGATCCTGCTGATCCACGGCATCGGCGACAACTCCACCACGTGGGACACCGTGCAGGCCCAACTGGCCCAGCGGTTCACGGTGATCGCGCCGGATCTGCTCGGGCACGGCAAGTCGGACAAGCCGCGCGCGGACTACTCGGTGGCCGCCTACGCCAACGGTATGCGGGATCTGCTCAGTGTCCTCGGCATCGACAGGGCCACGGTGATCGGCCACTCGCTCGGCGGCGGGGTGGCGATGCAGTTCGCCTACCAGTTCCCGCAATTGGTGGACCGGCTCATCCTGGTCGGCGCGGGCGGGGTCACCAAGGACGTCAACATCGCGCTGCGCATCGCCGCGATGCCGCTGGGCACCGAGGCGCTGTCGCTGCTGCGCCTCCCGATGGTGCTGCCTGCGCTGCAGGCGCTCGGCCGCCTCGGCGGCACGGTCTTCGGCTCCACCGGCGTCGGCCACGACATCCCGCACATGCTCCGCATCCTGGCCGACCTGCCCGAACCCACGGCATCGTCGGCTTTCGCCCGCACCCTGCGCGCAGTCGTGGACTGGCGCGGCCAGGTGGTCACGATGCTGGATCGCTGCTATCTGACGCAATCTGTTCCCGTGCAACTGATCTGGGGTGACCTCGACGCCGTCATCCCGGTCGGTCATGCGGAGATGGCGCACGCCGCCATGCCGGGGTCCCGGCTGGAGATCTTCCGGGGTTCGGGCCACTTCCCGTTCCACGACGACCCGGACCGTTTCGTCGAGGTGGTCGAGAGGTTCATCGACTCGACCGAACCCGCCGTTTACGACCAGGACTATCTGCGCGAACTGCTTCGCACGGGCCTCAACGAACGCGCGTTGTCCGGCACGGTCGACACCCGCGTCGCGGTGCTCGATGCGATGGGAGCCGACGAACGCTCGGCAACCTGA
- a CDS encoding PAC2 family protein encodes MADDEQDSGQQYHPEQTGMYELEFPSPQLSSPDGRGPVLVHALEGFSDAGHAIRLSVQHLKDTLDTELVASFAIDELLDYRSRRPLMTFKTDHFTHYDEPALNLYALHDSVGTPFLLLAGLEPDLRWERFITAVRLLSERLGVRRVIGLGSIPMAVPHTRPMTLTAHSNDKELIAEHQPWVTEVQVPGSASSLLEFRMAQHGYEVVGFTVHVPHYLAQTDYPSAAETLISEVARNGSLQIPTAALTQASAEVLDKINEQVGASAEVAQVVEALERQYDAFVAAQENRSLLARDEDLPSGDELGAEFERFLAEQAGEKKPKDREDPRDGR; translated from the coding sequence ATGGCTGACGACGAGCAGGATTCCGGCCAGCAGTACCACCCGGAACAGACCGGCATGTACGAACTCGAGTTCCCGTCCCCGCAGCTGTCCTCTCCCGACGGCCGCGGTCCGGTGCTGGTCCACGCGCTCGAGGGGTTCTCCGATGCCGGGCATGCGATCCGGTTGTCCGTGCAGCACCTCAAGGACACCCTCGACACCGAGCTGGTGGCGTCTTTCGCGATCGACGAGCTGCTGGACTACCGGTCCCGCCGGCCGTTGATGACGTTCAAGACCGACCATTTCACCCACTACGACGAGCCGGCGCTGAACCTGTACGCGCTGCACGACAGCGTGGGCACGCCGTTCCTGCTGCTGGCCGGGCTCGAACCCGACCTGCGCTGGGAGCGGTTCATCACCGCGGTCCGGCTGCTGTCCGAGCGCCTCGGTGTGCGCCGGGTGATCGGGCTGGGCTCGATCCCGATGGCGGTGCCACACACCCGGCCGATGACGCTGACCGCACACTCCAACGACAAGGAGCTGATCGCCGAGCACCAGCCTTGGGTCACCGAGGTCCAGGTGCCCGGCAGCGCGTCGAGCCTGTTGGAGTTCCGGATGGCCCAGCACGGCTACGAAGTCGTCGGATTCACCGTGCACGTCCCGCATTACCTGGCCCAGACCGACTATCCATCCGCGGCCGAGACCCTGATCTCCGAGGTCGCCAGAAACGGGTCGCTGCAGATCCCCACCGCGGCGCTGACCCAGGCCTCGGCCGAGGTGCTCGACAAGATCAACGAGCAGGTGGGAGCCAGCGCGGAGGTCGCTCAGGTGGTGGAGGCCCTGGAGCGTCAGTACGATGCGTTCGTCGCTGCTCAGGAGAACCGGTCCCTTCTGGCGCGGGACGAAGATCTGCCCAGCGGGGACGAACTCGGCGCCGAGTTCGAGCGGTTCCTCGCCGAACAGGCCGGTGAGAAGAAGCCCAAGGACAGAGAAGACCCCCGGGACGGCCGGTAG
- a CDS encoding serine protease, which translates to MFEHAHADVTFREEPATGRIGGVGGLRRACPLLAAALLGACAGTEPAPSPPPAGGLPSATPVAPDPRVGAVFAGAADRHVCTGSVLDSAAGDLILTAAHCLPDGVAAVFVPEFGAGRTPRDGWRIDAVFLDPRWVDGSEPAADYAIARVSRADGKRLPPPVGGGLELGAAPESGQEVTVIGYPAGVGGGPSVCRAPAGFARQGFPTLHCAGVVDGFSGAPWISGPTVTGLIGGLDGGGCAEEVSFSPPFDDGIAALMARAEAGGPGDEAPGAFDDGCA; encoded by the coding sequence ATGTTCGAACACGCACACGCCGATGTGACATTCCGCGAGGAGCCCGCAACGGGCAGGATCGGCGGAGTGGGTGGACTCCGGCGGGCGTGCCCGCTCCTGGCGGCGGCGCTGCTGGGCGCGTGTGCGGGCACCGAGCCCGCGCCGTCGCCACCGCCTGCAGGGGGTCTGCCGTCGGCGACGCCGGTGGCGCCGGACCCCCGCGTCGGAGCGGTGTTCGCCGGCGCCGCGGACCGTCACGTGTGCACCGGCTCGGTGCTGGACTCTGCGGCGGGCGATCTGATCCTGACCGCGGCGCACTGCCTGCCGGACGGCGTGGCGGCGGTGTTCGTACCGGAGTTCGGTGCGGGCCGCACACCGCGTGACGGTTGGCGGATCGACGCGGTGTTCCTGGACCCCCGGTGGGTGGACGGCAGCGAACCGGCCGCCGACTACGCGATCGCGCGGGTGAGCCGAGCCGACGGGAAGCGGCTGCCGCCGCCTGTCGGCGGTGGGCTGGAACTGGGCGCGGCGCCGGAATCGGGCCAGGAGGTCACCGTGATCGGCTACCCCGCAGGCGTCGGTGGCGGTCCATCGGTCTGCCGCGCACCGGCGGGCTTTGCGCGGCAGGGATTCCCGACACTGCACTGTGCCGGGGTGGTCGACGGCTTCTCCGGTGCGCCGTGGATCTCCGGGCCGACGGTGACCGGTCTGATCGGTGGCCTCGACGGTGGGGGATGCGCCGAGGAGGTCTCGTTCTCGCCGCCCTTCGACGACGGGATCGCCGCACTGATGGCGCGTGCGGAGGCCGGCGGACCCGGTGACGAGGCGCCGGGGGCATTCGACGACGGCTGCGCGTGA
- a CDS encoding DUF4192 domain-containing protein — protein MASTPHPYPSLDRPGALIAALPAVLGFVPVKSLVLMTIADGEMGAVLRADLSDRPADQLYRLAELAALSGADAAVAVIVDADGAYCPMCAEEHRQLAEELTREMETQDVELIACHVVAEIAAGAQWYCADGCGNSGVVEDPNASPTAVAAVLDGRRLYQRREELVAVVTTADPARTAALARAIEAAGPPAPSRPDPLVRGDIEHALACAGRFKDGGALAEEDRVRLAWSLTDDRVRDTLYALAVGDGAGAAEALWAELARCLPEPWRVEALVVLAFSAYARGDGPLTGIALDEALRAQPAHRMAGMLDQALQSGMRPEQIRELARTGYRLARQLGVRLPARRPFGRRAG, from the coding sequence ATGGCCTCAACACCTCACCCGTATCCCTCGCTCGACCGCCCCGGCGCCCTGATCGCGGCACTACCCGCCGTGCTCGGCTTCGTGCCGGTGAAATCACTGGTCCTGATGACCATCGCCGACGGCGAGATGGGCGCCGTGCTGCGCGCCGACCTGTCCGATCGGCCCGCCGATCAGCTGTACCGGCTGGCCGAACTGGCGGCCTTGTCCGGTGCCGACGCCGCGGTGGCGGTGATCGTCGACGCCGACGGCGCGTACTGCCCGATGTGCGCCGAGGAACACCGGCAGCTGGCCGAGGAGCTGACCCGGGAGATGGAGACGCAGGACGTCGAACTGATCGCCTGCCACGTCGTCGCCGAGATCGCTGCGGGCGCGCAGTGGTACTGCGCCGACGGCTGCGGCAACTCCGGCGTCGTCGAGGACCCGAACGCGTCGCCGACGGCGGTCGCCGCAGTGCTCGACGGTCGCAGGCTCTACCAGCGGCGCGAGGAGCTCGTCGCGGTGGTCACCACGGCCGACCCGGCGCGCACCGCGGCGCTGGCCCGCGCGATCGAGGCCGCCGGACCGCCCGCTCCGTCGCGGCCGGACCCGCTGGTACGCGGGGACATCGAGCATGCGCTGGCGTGCGCCGGCCGGTTCAAGGACGGCGGTGCCCTCGCTGAGGAGGACCGGGTGCGGCTGGCGTGGTCGCTGACCGACGATCGCGTGCGCGACACCCTCTATGCGCTGGCGGTCGGGGACGGCGCCGGCGCGGCCGAGGCGCTGTGGGCCGAACTGGCGCGGTGCCTGCCCGAGCCGTGGCGGGTGGAAGCACTGGTGGTGCTGGCGTTTTCGGCCTATGCGCGCGGTGACGGTCCGTTGACCGGTATCGCGCTGGACGAGGCGTTACGGGCCCAGCCGGCACACCGGATGGCCGGGATGCTGGATCAGGCGCTGCAGTCCGGGATGCGGCCCGAACAGATCCGGGAGCTCGCGCGGACCGGGTACCGGCTGGCCCGCCAGCTCGGGGTGCGCCTGCCGGCGCGGCGGCCGTTCGGGCGCAGAGCGGGGTAG
- a CDS encoding metal-dependent transcriptional regulator has translation MNDLVDTTEMYLRTIYDLEEEGVIPLRARIAERLDQSGPTVSQTVSRMERDGLLHVAGDRHLELTDKGRALAVAVMRKHRLAERLLVDVIGLPWEEVHAEACRWEHVMSVDVERRLVQVLNNPTTSPFGNPIPGLAELGVGDESFESFALVRLTELPAGMPVAVVVRQLTEHVQGDADLIARLKEAGVVPNARVTVEVNDHGGVNIVIPGHEQVELPHEMAHAVKVEKV, from the coding sequence ATGAACGATCTGGTTGATACCACCGAGATGTACCTGCGCACGATCTACGACCTCGAGGAAGAGGGCGTGATCCCACTGCGCGCGCGCATCGCCGAGCGTCTCGATCAGAGCGGCCCGACCGTCAGCCAGACCGTCTCCCGGATGGAGCGCGACGGGCTGCTGCACGTCGCCGGCGACCGGCATCTGGAACTGACCGACAAGGGTCGCGCTCTCGCGGTCGCGGTGATGCGCAAGCACCGGCTCGCCGAGCGCCTGCTGGTCGATGTCATCGGGCTGCCCTGGGAGGAAGTGCACGCCGAGGCCTGCCGCTGGGAGCACGTGATGAGCGTCGACGTCGAGCGCAGGCTGGTCCAGGTGCTCAACAATCCCACCACCTCCCCGTTCGGCAACCCGATCCCCGGCCTGGCCGAGCTCGGTGTCGGCGACGAGAGCTTCGAGAGCTTCGCCCTGGTGCGGCTCACCGAGCTGCCCGCGGGCATGCCGGTGGCCGTGGTCGTGCGCCAGCTGACCGAGCACGTCCAGGGCGACGCGGATCTGATCGCCCGCCTCAAGGAGGCCGGCGTGGTACCGAACGCCAGGGTCACCGTCGAGGTCAACGACCACGGCGGCGTCAACATCGTGATCCCCGGGCACGAGCAGGTCGAGCTGCCCCACGAGATGGCGCACGCCGTCAAGGTCGAGAAGGTCTGA
- the sigB gene encoding sigma-70 family RNA polymerase sigma factor SigB: MANATTSRIDQDLDAQSPAADLVRVYLNGIGKTALLNAADEVELAKRIEAGLYAQHLLDTRKRLGENRKRDLAAVVRDGEAARRHLLEANLRLVVSLAKRYTGRGMPLLDLIQEGNLGLIRAMEKFDYAKGFKFSTYATWWIRQAITRGMADQSRTIRLPVHLVEQVNKLARIKREMHQNLGREATDEELAAESGIPVEKINDLLEHSRDPVSLDMPVGSDEEAPLGDFIEDAEAMSAENAVISELLHTDIRYVLATLDEREQQVIRLRFGLDDGQPRTLDQIGKLFGLSRERVRQIEREVMAKLRNGERADRLRSYAS; encoded by the coding sequence ATGGCAAATGCCACCACCAGCCGCATCGACCAGGATCTGGACGCTCAGAGTCCAGCCGCCGACTTGGTGCGGGTCTACCTGAACGGCATCGGCAAGACAGCGTTGCTCAACGCCGCCGATGAGGTGGAGCTGGCCAAGAGGATCGAAGCAGGGTTGTACGCACAGCACCTTCTCGACACCCGGAAGCGTCTGGGCGAGAACCGGAAGAGGGACCTGGCCGCGGTGGTGCGCGACGGCGAGGCCGCGCGTCGCCACCTGCTCGAAGCGAACCTGCGATTGGTGGTGTCGCTGGCCAAGCGCTACACCGGCCGCGGCATGCCGCTGCTCGACCTGATCCAGGAGGGCAACCTCGGCCTCATCCGCGCGATGGAGAAGTTCGACTACGCGAAGGGCTTCAAGTTCTCCACCTACGCCACGTGGTGGATCCGTCAGGCGATCACCCGCGGCATGGCCGACCAGAGCCGCACCATTCGGCTCCCGGTGCACCTGGTCGAGCAGGTCAACAAGCTCGCCCGGATCAAGCGGGAGATGCATCAGAACCTCGGCCGCGAGGCCACCGACGAGGAACTGGCCGCCGAGTCGGGCATCCCGGTCGAGAAGATCAACGATCTGCTGGAGCACAGCCGCGACCCGGTGAGCCTGGACATGCCGGTCGGCAGCGACGAGGAGGCGCCGCTCGGTGACTTCATCGAGGACGCCGAGGCGATGTCGGCCGAGAACGCCGTCATCTCCGAGTTGCTGCACACCGACATCCGCTACGTGCTCGCCACCCTCGACGAGCGCGAACAGCAGGTCATCCGGTTGCGGTTCGGCCTCGACGACGGCCAGCCCCGCACCCTCGATCAGATCGGCAAGCTGTTCGGGCTTTCCCGCGAGCGGGTGCGCCAGATCGAGCGCGAAGTGATGGCCAAGCTGCGCAACGGTGAGCGCGCCGACCGCCTGCGGTCCTACGCGAGCTGA
- a CDS encoding DUF3099 domain-containing protein, producing MRDSELSFDDEGRPVLITRAAPAYEEQHRRRVRKYLTLMSFRIPSLILAAVAYNIWHNGLISLAIILVAIPLPWMAVLIANDRPPRKAEEPRRYDTPRRIPLFPTAERPAIDGATHAAPQHEAGDPRGDLPG from the coding sequence GTGCGTGACTCGGAGCTGAGTTTCGACGACGAGGGACGCCCGGTACTGATCACCCGGGCCGCTCCCGCCTACGAAGAACAACATCGCCGGCGTGTGCGCAAGTACCTCACCCTGATGTCCTTCCGCATCCCTTCGCTGATCCTCGCCGCGGTCGCCTACAACATCTGGCACAACGGGCTGATCTCCCTGGCCATCATCCTGGTGGCCATCCCGCTGCCGTGGATGGCGGTGCTCATCGCCAACGACCGGCCGCCCCGCAAGGCCGAAGAACCCCGTCGCTACGACACGCCGCGGCGGATCCCGCTGTTCCCCACTGCCGAGCGCCCGGCAATCGACGGCGCGACCCACGCTGCGCCGCAACATGAGGCCGGCGATCCGCGTGGCGATCTTCCTGGCTGA
- a CDS encoding DUF3039 domain-containing protein — protein sequence MQTDTIERTDADERVDDGTDDDTPKFFHYVKKDKIAESAVMGTHVVALCGEVFPVTRSAKPGSPVCPDCKRIYEQLKK from the coding sequence ATGCAGACCGACACCATCGAACGGACCGACGCCGACGAACGCGTCGACGACGGGACAGACGACGACACCCCGAAGTTCTTCCACTACGTCAAGAAGGACAAGATCGCCGAGAGCGCGGTGATGGGCACCCACGTGGTGGCGCTGTGCGGCGAGGTGTTCCCGGTGACCCGTTCGGCCAAGCCGGGGTCTCCGGTGTGCCCCGACTGCAAGCGGATCTACGAGCAGCTCAAGAAGTAG
- a CDS encoding YihY/virulence factor BrkB family protein — MDDQSERPGAGRTQQDHARVKPERARPQRHHIRRITLRTLGKSWDDSIFSESAQAAFWCALSLPPLLLGMLGSLAYIAPLFGPDTLPTIQSQLISVAGKFFSPNVVSEIIEPTVRDIVRGARGEVVSLGFVISLWAGSSAISAFVDSVTEAHDQTPLRHPVRQRFYALGLYVVMLVGAIAAAPFLALGPRKVAEFIPDSWDHVLSMGYFPVLFLALTVSVNLLYRVSLPKPLPSHRLVLGSVLATSVFLIATWGLRVYLTWITSTGYTYGALATPIAFLLFAFFLGFSIMIGAELNAAVQEEFPAPETHANRLRAWLGAKAENRSARTRPSPAPAAPAAESPAAGGDAATS, encoded by the coding sequence ATGGATGACCAGTCAGAGCGGCCGGGCGCAGGGCGCACACAGCAGGACCACGCACGGGTCAAACCCGAGCGGGCCAGACCACAGCGGCATCACATCCGGCGCATCACGCTCCGGACGCTCGGAAAGAGTTGGGACGACTCGATCTTCTCGGAGTCGGCGCAAGCCGCTTTCTGGTGTGCGCTGTCGCTGCCGCCCTTGCTGCTCGGCATGCTCGGCAGCCTGGCCTACATCGCGCCGCTGTTCGGCCCGGACACGCTGCCCACGATCCAGAGCCAGCTGATCAGCGTGGCGGGGAAGTTCTTCTCCCCCAACGTGGTCAGCGAGATCATCGAACCGACCGTGCGCGACATCGTCCGCGGCGCCCGCGGCGAGGTGGTGTCGCTGGGCTTCGTGATCTCGCTGTGGGCCGGCTCGTCGGCGATCTCGGCGTTCGTGGACTCCGTCACCGAGGCGCACGACCAGACCCCGCTGCGCCACCCGGTGCGACAACGCTTCTACGCACTCGGCCTCTACGTCGTGATGCTCGTGGGCGCGATCGCCGCGGCGCCGTTCCTGGCGCTGGGCCCGCGCAAGGTCGCCGAGTTCATCCCCGACAGCTGGGACCACGTGCTGAGCATGGGCTATTTCCCGGTGCTGTTCCTGGCGCTGACGGTGTCGGTGAACCTGCTCTACCGGGTCTCGCTGCCCAAACCGCTGCCGTCGCACCGACTGGTGCTGGGATCGGTGCTGGCGACCTCGGTGTTCCTGATCGCGACCTGGGGGCTGCGGGTGTATCTGACCTGGATCACCAGCACCGGCTACACCTACGGTGCGTTGGCCACCCCGATCGCGTTCCTGCTGTTCGCGTTCTTCCTCGGGTTCTCGATCATGATCGGCGCCGAGTTGAACGCCGCCGTTCAGGAGGAGTTCCCGGCGCCCGAGACGCACGCCAACCGGCTGCGGGCGTGGCTGGGAGCCAAGGCCGAAAACCGCAGCGCACGCACCAGGCCGTCCCCGGCACCGGCGGCGCCGGCCGCCGAGAGCCCGGCGGCCGGCGGCGACGCGGCTACTTCTTGA
- a CDS encoding DUF952 domain-containing protein, which produces MSSLSGPEVLVHLCSTVEWERAQRAGVHAPGSLDAVGFVHLSSPSQVHLPANRLYAGRSDLMLLRVDAARLTSPVHWEPGVPSDPDGMVFPHLYGPLPVTAVISVTSYLPGPDGTFAPLT; this is translated from the coding sequence ATGAGTTCACTTTCAGGTCCTGAGGTGCTCGTACACCTGTGCAGCACCGTCGAGTGGGAGCGTGCACAGCGTGCCGGGGTCCACGCGCCCGGCTCGCTGGACGCCGTCGGCTTCGTCCACCTGTCGAGTCCGTCGCAGGTGCATCTGCCGGCCAACCGGCTCTACGCCGGCCGTTCCGATCTGATGTTGCTCCGGGTCGATGCGGCACGCCTGACCTCTCCTGTCCACTGGGAGCCGGGGGTCCCGAGCGATCCCGATGGCATGGTGTTCCCACATTTGTACGGACCCCTGCCCGTGACTGCTGTGATTAGCGTCACTTCCTATCTGCCCGGCCCGGACGGCACGTTCGCGCCGCTGACCTGA
- a CDS encoding RidA family protein, giving the protein MTTRVNVSTDSPYEAAVGYSRAVRTGPLVAVAGTTADGPGAAAQTREVLRRIESALLDVGARLSDVVRTRIFVTDIAAWPDIGAVHAEVFGDIRPVTTMVQVAALISPELVVEIEADAYVLG; this is encoded by the coding sequence GTGACCACGCGTGTGAACGTCTCGACCGACTCGCCGTACGAGGCCGCGGTGGGCTACTCCCGGGCAGTGCGGACCGGTCCCCTCGTCGCCGTTGCCGGCACCACCGCCGACGGACCCGGCGCGGCGGCCCAGACCCGGGAGGTGCTGCGCCGGATCGAGAGCGCCCTGCTCGACGTCGGCGCACGGCTGTCCGACGTGGTGCGCACCCGAATCTTCGTCACCGACATCGCGGCGTGGCCCGACATCGGCGCCGTCCATGCCGAGGTGTTCGGCGACATCCGCCCGGTGACCACGATGGTCCAGGTGGCGGCGCTGATCTCGCCGGAACTGGTGGTCGAGATCGAGGCCGACGCGTACGTACTCGGTTGA